From a region of the Rhodococcus sp. 4CII genome:
- a CDS encoding acyl-CoA dehydrogenase family protein codes for MTTHAQPRPFSAVDPLDIDSLYSDDELAVRDTVRKFCAEYVTPHVADWFEAGELPGARELAKEFGKLGVLGMHLEGYGCGGSSAVHYGLACLELEACDSGIRSLVSVQGSLAMFSIWNNGSEEQKNQWLPGMAAGEIIGCFGLTEPDAGSDPASMSTRAKRDGSDWILNGRKMWITNGSIADVAVVWAGTDDGIRGFVVPTDTPGFSAPLIKHKMSLRASVTSELVLDNVRLPESAMLPGARGVRAPLSSLSEARYGIVWGAMGAARSAWQAALQYSKDRAQFGRPIGGFQLTQAKLADMAVELHKGQLLSLHLGRLKDTVGLRPDQVSFGKLNNTREAIEICRTARTILGGNGISLEFPVIRHMVNLESVLTYEGTPEMHQLVLGQAFTGENAFRG; via the coding sequence ATGACCACGCACGCACAACCCCGGCCGTTCAGTGCGGTCGACCCGCTCGACATCGATTCGCTGTACTCGGACGACGAACTCGCCGTGCGCGACACCGTCCGGAAGTTCTGCGCCGAATATGTCACCCCGCACGTCGCCGACTGGTTCGAGGCCGGGGAACTGCCGGGGGCCCGGGAACTGGCGAAGGAATTCGGGAAGCTCGGTGTCCTCGGCATGCACCTCGAGGGCTACGGGTGCGGCGGTTCCTCGGCCGTCCACTACGGATTGGCGTGCCTCGAACTCGAGGCCTGCGACTCCGGGATCCGTTCCCTGGTGTCCGTCCAGGGCTCCCTCGCGATGTTCTCGATCTGGAACAACGGATCCGAGGAACAGAAGAACCAGTGGCTGCCCGGCATGGCGGCGGGTGAGATCATCGGCTGTTTCGGACTCACCGAACCGGACGCGGGTTCCGATCCCGCGTCGATGTCGACCCGCGCCAAGCGGGACGGCTCGGACTGGATCCTCAACGGCCGTAAGATGTGGATCACCAACGGCAGCATCGCCGACGTCGCCGTGGTGTGGGCGGGCACCGACGACGGGATCCGCGGATTCGTCGTCCCGACCGATACGCCCGGATTCAGCGCCCCCCTGATCAAGCACAAGATGTCGCTGCGTGCCTCGGTCACCAGCGAACTGGTGCTCGACAACGTGCGGCTGCCCGAATCGGCGATGCTTCCCGGCGCACGCGGTGTGCGTGCCCCACTGAGCAGTCTGTCCGAGGCGCGGTACGGCATCGTGTGGGGCGCGATGGGGGCGGCGCGGTCCGCGTGGCAGGCGGCGCTGCAGTACTCGAAGGACCGGGCCCAGTTCGGGCGGCCCATCGGCGGATTCCAGCTCACGCAGGCCAAGTTGGCCGACATGGCGGTGGAACTCCACAAGGGGCAGCTGCTGTCGCTGCACCTGGGCCGGCTCAAGGACACGGTCGGGCTGCGGCCGGATCAGGTCAGCTTCGGCAAACTGAACAACACGCGTGAGGCCATCGAGATCTGCCGCACAGCACGAACGATCCTGGGCGGCAACGGAATCTCACTGGAGTTCCCCGTCATTCGCCACATGGTCAATCTCGAATCGGTTCTCACCTACGAGGGGACCCCCGAGATGCATCAGCTGGTGCTCGGCCAGGCCTTCACCGGTGAGAACGCGTTCCGCGGATAG
- a CDS encoding acyl-CoA dehydrogenase family protein, translating to MTIDYESEHHQFRDSVRSFVRERIVPHHEQWENDSCLDSAMFTEAGKQGLLGFSVPEEYGGPGVEDFRYNAIVIDEVNRAGAAAAGIAFSLQNDVVLPYLTDMTTPEQKARWLPGTVTGETILGIAMTEPGTGSDLTGIRTTGVRDGDHYVVNGSKTFISNGQNGTLFVVAVRTSADKHKGLSLLVVESDTPGFSRGRNLEKIGLHAQDTSELTFTDMRVPVANLLGEEGRGFYQLVHNLPQERLSLSVGAVSAAEGVLETTLEYVKERSAFGQPIAGFQNTQFVLAELATELDLARTYLDDCIRQHVRGELTPARAARLKWWTTELQVRVADRCLQLHGGYGYMREYAVARAFVDARIQTIYGGTTEIMKTIVAKDLGI from the coding sequence ATGACCATCGACTACGAGTCCGAGCACCATCAGTTTCGGGACAGTGTCCGCAGCTTCGTGCGCGAGCGGATCGTTCCGCACCACGAGCAGTGGGAGAACGACAGCTGTCTCGACTCCGCGATGTTCACCGAAGCGGGGAAGCAGGGGCTGCTCGGCTTCTCGGTTCCCGAAGAGTACGGCGGCCCCGGAGTCGAGGACTTCCGGTACAACGCGATCGTCATCGACGAGGTCAACCGGGCGGGCGCCGCCGCCGCGGGCATCGCGTTCTCACTCCAGAACGACGTGGTGCTGCCGTACCTGACGGACATGACGACGCCCGAGCAGAAGGCGCGGTGGCTTCCCGGGACCGTCACCGGGGAGACGATCCTCGGCATCGCGATGACGGAGCCGGGCACCGGCAGCGACCTCACCGGCATCCGCACCACCGGGGTGCGCGACGGCGACCACTACGTGGTGAACGGCAGCAAGACGTTCATCTCCAACGGTCAGAACGGCACGCTCTTCGTCGTCGCCGTCCGCACGTCGGCCGACAAGCACAAGGGATTGTCGCTGCTGGTCGTCGAATCGGACACGCCAGGTTTCTCCCGCGGGCGCAACCTGGAGAAGATCGGACTACACGCCCAGGACACGAGCGAACTGACGTTCACCGACATGCGCGTGCCGGTGGCGAACCTCCTCGGTGAGGAGGGCCGGGGCTTCTATCAGCTCGTCCACAATCTGCCGCAGGAACGCCTCTCGCTGTCCGTCGGCGCCGTCTCGGCCGCCGAGGGTGTGCTCGAGACGACGCTGGAGTACGTGAAGGAGCGCAGCGCCTTCGGGCAGCCGATCGCCGGTTTCCAGAACACCCAGTTCGTTCTCGCCGAACTCGCCACGGAACTCGACCTGGCCAGGACGTACCTCGACGACTGCATCCGGCAGCACGTCCGCGGCGAGCTGACCCCGGCCCGGGCCGCGCGACTCAAGTGGTGGACCACCGAACTGCAGGTCCGCGTCGCCGACCGGTGCCTGCAACTGCACGGCGGGTACGGGTACATGCGTGAGTACGCGGTGGCACGCGCGTTCGTCGACGCGCGGATCCAGACCATCTACGGCGGCACCACCGAGATCATGAAGACGATCGTCGCGAAGGATCTCGGTATCTGA